In Tenrec ecaudatus isolate mTenEca1 chromosome 4, mTenEca1.hap1, whole genome shotgun sequence, a single window of DNA contains:
- the LOC142445713 gene encoding olfactory receptor 5J3-like → MAGRNQTGVREFLLVGLTENPHLQIPLFFIFAFIYCITLLGNGGMIILIRLNTRLHTPMYFFLSNLSFCDICYSTGIAPKMLGNFLSEHKSSTFSGCVLQSFFFAVYVTTEVILLSVMAYDRFVAIASPLLYTVIMTQRLCISMVLISYLGGLINSLTHTIGLLRLDFCGPNIVNHYFCDIPPLLKLSCSDAHTNEMLLLIFSGCIAMFTFIIIIVSYVRIIIAIQRIRSTEGRRKAFSTCVSHLTAVILFYGSLTFSYIQPSSQYSLEQEKVSSVFYTLVIPMLNPLIYSLRNKDVKDAAKRSILWKRTPN, encoded by the coding sequence ATGGCAGGTAGGAATCAGACAGGTGTGAGGGAGTTCCTtctagtaggattaactgaaaatCCTCATTTGCAGATCCCTCTCTTTTTTATCTTTGCTTTCATTTATTGCATCACTCTGCTAGGCAATGGAGGGATGATCATTTTAATTAGGTTAAATACCCGACTCCACACGCCAATGTACTTCTTCCTGAGCAACCTCTCTTTCTGTGATATCTGCTACTCTACCGGCATTGCTCCTAAGATGCTGGGAAATTTCTTATCAGAGCATAAATCCAGCACCTTTTCTGGTTGTGTACTgcagagtttcttttttgcagtgTATGTAACCACAGAAGTCATCCTCCTATCGGTGATGGCTTACGACCGCTTTGTGGCAATAGCTAGTCCCCTGTTGTATACAGTCATCATGACTCAAAGGCTGTGCATTAGCATGGTCCTTATCTCATACTTAGGTGGACTCATTAATTCCTTGACGCACACAATTGGTTTGCTCAGACTAGACTTCTGTGGTCCTAATATCGTGAACCACTATTTCTGTGACATTCCCCCTCTTTTAAAGCTTTCTTGCTCTGACGCTCACACCAATGAGATGCTGCTTTTGATCTTCTCTGGTTGCATTGCAATGTTCACTTTCATCATCATCATTGTCTCCTATGTCCGCATCATCATTGCCATCCAGAGAATCCGCTCAACTGAGGGAAGGCGCAAGGCCTTCTCCACGTGTGTCTCTCATCTGACTGCTGTTATCTTATTCTATGGGTCTCTGACCTTTAGTTATATCCAACCCAGCTCCCAATATTCCCTGGAACAGGAGAAGGTTTCATCTGTGTTTTATACATTGGTGATCCCCATGCTAAACCCACTGATCTATAGCCTTAGGAATAAGGATGTAAAAGATGCTGCTAAAAGGTCAATATTGTGGAAGAGAACTcccaattga